Below is a window of Ruegeria sp. THAF33 DNA.
GCGGAACCGGTCGAGGTTGACCAACTTGGCGGGCGTCCGCTGGGCCTCAAGGCCGGGCCGGATGGCGCGCTTTACATCGCTGACAGCTATCGGGGCGTGATGCGTTGGACCGGTCCGGGCACATTGGACACGCTGGTAGGTGACATCAACGGCGCACCAGTGATCTACGCCAACCAGTTGGATGTGGCGCGGGATGGCACGATCTACTTCTCGAATTCATCTGACCGCTTCGATCCTGAAACCATGGGCGGGACCAAACCGACCTCTGTCCTCACCATCTGGGAACAGTCCGATACGGGTTACGTCGCGCGTCGCACACCCGACGGCCGCACCGAGAAAATCGCCGAAGGCTTTGTCTATACCAACGGTGTCGCGCTTTCACCTGACGAGGATTTTCTGCTGATCGCGGAAACTGGTCGCGCGCGCGTGCACAAGCTGTGGCTGACCGGACCAAATGCAGGGCGGCAAGAGATCCTGCTGGAAAACCTGCCCGGCTATCCCGACAACCTCGAGGCTCAGGACGACGGCACCTATTGGATGGCCTTCGCCAGCCCGCGTGTCCCGTCCGAGGCACTGATGCCGTACCCGTTCCTGCGCAAGGTGATCTGGCGGTTGGGTCCGGCAGTGCGCCCTGCGCCGATCCATCGCGGCATGATGGTGCAGTTCGA
It encodes the following:
- a CDS encoding SMP-30/gluconolactonase/LRE family protein encodes the protein MNKGAQMRILSIVILLGLAYLLIWPVPVKPVAVEMPEDAGFVGDFVENTALDAAQLIRLPGQEIGPEDIAVMPDGTIYTTGLSGTLYRIDGAEPVEVDQLGGRPLGLKAGPDGALYIADSYRGVMRWTGPGTLDTLVGDINGAPVIYANQLDVARDGTIYFSNSSDRFDPETMGGTKPTSVLTIWEQSDTGYVARRTPDGRTEKIAEGFVYTNGVALSPDEDFLLIAETGRARVHKLWLTGPNAGRQEILLENLPGYPDNLEAQDDGTYWMAFASPRVPSEALMPYPFLRKVIWRLGPAVRPAPIHRGMMVQFDGDGTILRTLQDPQGRLGITTGGKIAGDQFYVMTLDSPWFGRMPVSDMP